In Helianthus annuus cultivar XRQ/B chromosome 8, HanXRQr2.0-SUNRISE, whole genome shotgun sequence, a single genomic region encodes these proteins:
- the LOC110870161 gene encoding uncharacterized protein LOC110870161, giving the protein MRKFIWSEIGNGSATSAWFDTWSDVGPLDQILSPRVIANAGFNMDSKVSDIYSDNSWRWPDAWRDIYPVLIQLDQLSLDPNKSDKLMWRQGDYKHDFSSTRAWDSIRHQEVEIDWCRIVWFG; this is encoded by the coding sequence ATGAGGAAGTTCATCTGGTCCGAAATTGGCAACGGTTCGGCTACTTCAGCATGGTTCGATACATGGAGTGACGTAGGGCCGCTGGATCAGATCCTATCTCCTAGAGTTATTGCTAATGCGGGGTTTAACATGGATTCTAAGGTGTCCGATATTTATTCAGATAATTCTTGGAGGTGGCCAGATGCTTGGAGGGATATTTATCCGGTTCTTATTCAGCTTGATCAGTTGTCTTTGGATCCGAATAAGTCTGACAAACTCATGTGGCGACAAGGGGATTATAAACATGACTTTTCTTCGACTCGAGCTTGGGATTCGATTCGGCATCAAGAAGTGGAGATTGATTGGTGTCGTATTGTGTGGTTTGGTTAG
- the LOC110870162 gene encoding uncharacterized protein LOC110870162: MRWKWLTQDKILSWDISHRKNMNMMCCLLCYANHDSHSHLFFECKFSTQVWLMVRQKVGMDSVQPKWDDIVKWLLDRSKSNSAADYVARLLVAASAYLIWQERNARLFKNQLRPPETISEIIIQQVRYKLMGAKLKNCDNVRRLLGDWEIKGTELQDDGG; the protein is encoded by the coding sequence ATGAGGTGGAAGTGGCTTACTCAAGATAAGATCTTGAGTTGGGATATCTCGCATAGAAAGAATATGAACATGATGTGCTGTTTGTTATGTTATGCTAATCACGACTCTCATAGTCACTTGTTCTTCGAATGTAAGTTCTCGACTCAAGTGTGGCTTATGGTTAGGCAAAAAGTGGGCATGGATTCGGTTCAACCTAAGTGGGACGATATTGTTAAGTGGTTGCTTGATCGTTCCAAGTCGAATTCTGCGGCAGATTACGTTGCGAGACTGTTGGTGGCGGCTAGTGCTTACTTGATTTGGCAGGAGCGTAATGCTAGATTATTCAAGAACCAGTTGAGGCCTCCGGAAACTATAAGTGAAATTATTATTCAACAAGTGCGTTACAAATTGATGGGAGCGAAGCTGAAGAACTGTGACAATGTACGAAGGCTTCTTGGGGACTGGGAGATCAAGGGTACAGAACTGCAGGATGATGGCGGCTGA